The Streptococcus oralis region TTGAAATCGTCCCTTCAACATCCATATCATCTACAATGGTTTGAACGTAGCTAGCTACTTCTGTTGCCACTTGTTCGATGTCATAACTTGGTTCTACTTTCAAGCCTAAATCTTCCAAAGACTGGCTTGTTGTTTCCTGCGTTTCAGTTTCTTTTTCTGGAGCAGATTCCACTTCCTCGGTAGTATTCTCTGGTTCCAATTCATTTAAAATTGAAATATGGCCTGTTTCTTCCAAAATCGTGCTGGCATGTTTTTCATTTTTCAAGATTTCAGCCTTGACCTCTTCAGAGACACCTTGACCTTCTTCTTCAATCTTCTTAATCGCTTCAACTACATGCCCCAAATCAACAGTTGCTTCACTTACTGTTTTCACGGGTTCATTTTTTTCATTAACTTCTTTTGGAACCCCTTTAATGGCCTGCTGGTTGGCTTTGATCACTGTCGTTTCACTAATGGCTTCGATATCAACTTGAGCTGGCTTCTTACCAAACAAGCCTAAGAATCCTTTTTTCTCTTTCGAAACGACCTTGATGTGGGCCTTCATTCTTGGAATGTCTAATTCTTTCAATCCTTTTTGGATTGCTTCTTCAACCGTTGAACCTGTAAATAATACCATTACCAGATTCCTCCTTATTTTTTCTTTTTCTGTGCTTTTTTCAAAGCTCTTCTCTTCTTGCCTTCTAAATCTTTTTCTGCTTGCGCCACTGCTTCTCTTTCAGCAATAATCTTGAAAGGATTGTTCAAGAAATAGGTTTGCAGAACTTGGTAAGCATTGGATACGGCCCAGTACAAAGCTACACCACTTGGGGCGGAGATGGCAAAAACAAAGATCAATACGGGCATACCATACATCATCCCTGTCGTAGCTCCACTTTTTTCGGACAAAGCTTTATTCGATAACCAGCTACTCAAGAAGGTAAAGACTGCCGCCAAAATCGGAAGGACAAAACTTGTATCTACTCCTCCCAAATTAATCCATAAAAAGTGACCTGTTTTCAAAAAGTCTACTCGACTCAAGGCTTGAAAGAGTGCCAAGAGAACCGGCATTTGTATTAAAATCGGCCAGAGAGAGGATGAATGTTTGATCCCTAACTCTTTATAAACCTTACGCATCTCCTGGTCTAGCTTGGTTCTACTTTCCATATCACGACCCGGATATTGCTCTCGCAAAGCCTTGATGCGTGGTTGAGCCTCTTGCATTTTTCTAGAGGCAACCATCTGTGTCTGAAAGACCGGCAATAAAATCGTCCGGATCAAAATCGTAAAGAGGATAATCCCCACTCCGATACTAATGTCAAAGGACAAAAAGCGGATAATTTCAGCAAAAAAATAGACGAATTTGCTCCAAAAGTCTGTTGAGTCTGCTGTTATATCGCTAGCTGTACCATTTGTTGCACAGGCTGTCATGATAAACAAGGACAAGCCCAACAAGCTAGTCAACTGTAGTTTCTTTTTCACTCCCATTTCCTTCCTGGTAAATCTTTGATAACTTTAATACGTGGAGTAGGTTTTTCTCCATCTCTGCATATTCCAAGGTTTCCACCCCTTTTCGGGCAATCACGACAAAATCAACATGCTCTACTAAACTCCCTTTTACACTTTGTAGAATGTGCCGGATTCGTCTCTTGATTTGATTTCTGGTAACTGCATTCCCCAGCTTTTTGCTGACGGACAGTCCTACTCGAAAATGGTTTTGCTGGTTTTCCAATTGGTAGACAACAAATTTTCGATTGGCAAAACTTGTTCCGTCCTTGAAAATCGCCTTAAAATCTTTCTCTCTTTTTACACGAAAGCTTTTCTTCAAAACTCAACTCCATCTATTAAATTACTACTATTATACCATATTTTTTGAAAAAGCCAATAACAGCAAGGTTTTAGACATTTTCTACATAAAAAAAGCTGGAAAATCTCTTTCCCAACTTCTTTTTACAATCAAATTTTACGTGTATTTACTTATTTTTTCAAGCGTTCAACATCGCGTGCAATCACCAATTCTTCATCTGTTGGAATAACCAAGACACGGATTTTCGCTGCATCAGTTGAGATGTCTCCCGTTACACCAAAGACGTTCTTTTCTGGATCCACATCACAACCAAACCAAGAGATACCTGAAATGACATCCTCACGAACCAAAGCAGCATTTTCACCGATTCCTGCTGTGAAGATAATAGCATCTGCCCCATTTAGGACTGCAAGATATTGACCGATATGTTTTTGGATACGATCGACATACATTTCATAAGCCAAAGTCGCATCATGGTCTCCTGCTTCCATGGCAGCAATCACATCACGCATATCGCTTGACTGACCAGAAACTCCCATGAGCCCTGATTCACGATTGAGAACGCGACTAATATCTTCAGGGGTATTGAAATCCTCTGTATATTGCATGAGATAAGGGATGATAGCAGGGTCAATATCTCCTGTACGAGTTCCCATCATCACACCGCCGAGTGGTGTGAATCCCATGGAAGTATCCACAGACTTCCCACCCTTAACAGCTGTGATAGAAGCCCCGTTACCAATATGGCAGGTAATCAATTTCAAATCTTCTAGAGGACGGCCCAAAAGTTTCGCTGCTTCTCCTGCGACAAACTGGTGGCTTGTCCCGTGGGCACCATATTTACGAACCTTGTTGTCTGTGTAGTACTTAGTTGGTAGAGGGTAGCGATAAGCCTTCTCTGGCATGGTTGTGTGGAATGAGGTATCAAACACAACAACGCTAGTAATATCCGGAAGCAATTCCTTGAATGCACGAATTCCTGCTGCGTTGGCTGGATTGTGGAGAGGGGCCAAAAGTCCCAATTCCTCAACTTTTTCGAGCACATCTCCCTCAACAACCGTTGATTCCTTGAAGTATTCCCCACCAGCTACAACGCGGTGTCCAACACCTGTAATCTCATCATAAGATTTGATGATATCGAAACGAATCAAGTCATCCAATAAAATTTTAACGGCTTGTGTGTGGTCTTCAATATCAAGAATTTGTTGTTCCGAACGACCGTCAAATTTTACTGTTGAAATTGAATCTTTCAATCCAATACGTTCAATCAAGCCTTTAGCCAAAACTTTCTCTTCTGGCATTTGATAAAGTTGCCATTTCAAGCTTGAGCTTCCGGCATTGATTGCAATTGTTTTTGTCATAAGATGATACCTCTTTTTAAGCGTTTTCATCTATTATAACAAAATCTCTTTTATATTTCATTACCTTTGCTCCAATTTTGAAAATTTTCTTTAAAGGTCAACAAAACTGACGGATCTTGCAAGCTAGTAAGAGGGTAGACAAAGGGTTCTATTTCCTTGTCTCTTTTCTTCTGTAAGACAAAAATACTTTTAGCTTGGTTTGCAGTTGAGAAAATATCCTCTGGCAGAGCGATGATAGCAGCCAGACTCACTTCGTCTTTGAGCCACCCTTTTAATAAGTCACTTTGAGGACTGGTCAATAAATCACTCGGAGCTAGAAAAATAGCATAGCCATCAGACTTAAGGTACTTGAGGCCTTGTTCCATCAGCAAATGATGGGCATAGGTATGCTCTTGACTAGAAGCCACTTGATAGCGCGAAGCGATGGCATCGTCTGGGTAATAACCAACAGGCAAGTCGCTGATGACCACGTCGCTTTCTTTAAGCATTTGCGGACGAACGGCGTCTCCTTGGACAAAACCAGCTTGCAAACCAATCACATCTGCCATACTGGCTGCCAAATCAATCAGCAAGTCATCCACTTCGATTCCCAAGTAATCTACTTTTTTAGAGAGAGAAGTCAAGAAAGTAGCCCCCAAAATCCCCATACCAGAACCGATTTCGAGGATGCTAATTTCCTCTTGTTTAAACAACTCTTCTACAACAAGTACCAAGAGGAGGGAAATGGCATCCGGTGTAAACTGGTGATTGGCCTGTAAAGGTTCCGTTTGTCCTGCCTTCATCAAGAGAAACTGGTAGGTCTTGAGCCACTCTTCCTTGCGAAGCGCTAAGCGTTTAAGGGCTTGATTGTTCTCCTTGACCTGCTCTAGTTCGGTCTCGCCATCCAAATAGATGCTGTTTTGCTCTACCAAGGCGTCATAAAAGTTGGTCACCAAATCACTTTGGATGACTTGGACATTCTCTAGTAAATACGTATAAGCTTGTTCAATTTTTTCAAAATCCATATTCCTATCTTATCAAATTTCCCTCCTTTTTTCCATCTGAAGAGAAAAAATCACTGCTTTAGTCAGC contains the following coding sequences:
- the jag gene encoding RNA-binding cell elongation regulator Jag/EloR; this encodes MVLFTGSTVEEAIQKGLKELDIPRMKAHIKVVSKEKKGFLGLFGKKPAQVDIEAISETTVIKANQQAIKGVPKEVNEKNEPVKTVSEATVDLGHVVEAIKKIEEEGQGVSEEVKAEILKNEKHASTILEETGHISILNELEPENTTEEVESAPEKETETQETTSQSLEDLGLKVEPSYDIEQVATEVASYVQTIVDDMDVEGTISSDYNRRTINLQIDTNEPGRIIGYHGKVLKALQLLAQNYLYNRYSRTFYITINVNDYVEHRAEVLQTYAQKLATRVLEEGRSQQTDPMSNSERKIIHRIISRMDGVTSYSEGDEPNRYVVVDAE
- a CDS encoding class I SAM-dependent methyltransferase; translated protein: MDFEKIEQAYTYLLENVQVIQSDLVTNFYDALVEQNSIYLDGETELEQVKENNQALKRLALRKEEWLKTYQFLLMKAGQTEPLQANHQFTPDAISLLLVLVVEELFKQEEISILEIGSGMGILGATFLTSLSKKVDYLGIEVDDLLIDLAASMADVIGLQAGFVQGDAVRPQMLKESDVVISDLPVGYYPDDAIASRYQVASSQEHTYAHHLLMEQGLKYLKSDGYAIFLAPSDLLTSPQSDLLKGWLKDEVSLAAIIALPEDIFSTANQAKSIFVLQKKRDKEIEPFVYPLTSLQDPSVLLTFKENFQNWSKGNEI
- a CDS encoding acetate kinase, with product MTKTIAINAGSSSLKWQLYQMPEEKVLAKGLIERIGLKDSISTVKFDGRSEQQILDIEDHTQAVKILLDDLIRFDIIKSYDEITGVGHRVVAGGEYFKESTVVEGDVLEKVEELGLLAPLHNPANAAGIRAFKELLPDITSVVVFDTSFHTTMPEKAYRYPLPTKYYTDNKVRKYGAHGTSHQFVAGEAAKLLGRPLEDLKLITCHIGNGASITAVKGGKSVDTSMGFTPLGGVMMGTRTGDIDPAIIPYLMQYTEDFNTPEDISRVLNRESGLMGVSGQSSDMRDVIAAMEAGDHDATLAYEMYVDRIQKHIGQYLAVLNGADAIIFTAGIGENAALVREDVISGISWFGCDVDPEKNVFGVTGDISTDAAKIRVLVIPTDEELVIARDVERLKK
- the rnpA gene encoding ribonuclease P protein component: MKKSFRVKREKDFKAIFKDGTSFANRKFVVYQLENQQNHFRVGLSVSKKLGNAVTRNQIKRRIRHILQSVKGSLVEHVDFVVIARKGVETLEYAEMEKNLLHVLKLSKIYQEGNGSEKETTVD
- a CDS encoding membrane protein insertase YidC, whose amino-acid sequence is MKKKLQLTSLLGLSLFIMTACATNGTASDITADSTDFWSKFVYFFAEIIRFLSFDISIGVGIILFTILIRTILLPVFQTQMVASRKMQEAQPRIKALREQYPGRDMESRTKLDQEMRKVYKELGIKHSSSLWPILIQMPVLLALFQALSRVDFLKTGHFLWINLGGVDTSFVLPILAAVFTFLSSWLSNKALSEKSGATTGMMYGMPVLIFVFAISAPSGVALYWAVSNAYQVLQTYFLNNPFKIIAEREAVAQAEKDLEGKKRRALKKAQKKKK